The Myxococcus virescens nucleotide sequence GCTGGAACCAGGGCCCCGCTGGCTCCCCCACGAGCCACCCGGCCACGGCCCCGAGCACGAACGCCCCCAGGACACGTTGCCAGAAGGGAATGCGGAACCAGGCGGAGACGAGCTTCTTCACGGGGGGAGACCTCTCGACAGCGGGCGGCGGACGATAACCCCAGGCCCCAGGCCGCGCAGGGGGAAGCGCAGAATTTGCGCCAGGGGTGCCCGCGCCCGGGATCCGGGTTTTGCAGCGTCCGACCGGCCCCGGCGGGACGCCACAGAGCAACAGGGCCTCCCATTTATTCCCGAGGAGCGGTACACCTGGGCCCCATCATGGCCGAGACCTCTTCGCTCAACATCCCCACTGTCGACCTCGCCGACCTCGCGTCGGATGACTCCGCTCGCGTCGAGCGCGCCGCCGCGGCGATCCGCGAGGCCTTTGGCGTCTTTGGCCTCGTGTACCTGAAGAACCACGGCGTCGACACCCAGGCGCTGAACCGGTTCTACGACGCGTTCGCGGCGTTCATCGCCCGGCCCGCCGAGGAGAAGAAGCCCTACGGCCGCGCGGACATCTGGTACCAGCGCGGTTGGACGCCTCCGAACACCGAGGTCGCGGTCGCCAGCAATGGCCAGCCGGACTTCAAGGAGTGCTATTTCGTCGCGCCCTACCCCAACGACGCGCAGTCCGCGCTCGAGTTCCCGGAGCTGTACCCGGAGAACGTGTGGCCCCAGAACGCGCCGCCCTACTTCGAGGACGGCATCATGACGCTGGGCCGCTCCCTCCATGAGGCCGGCCTGAAGCTGCTCCGTGGCTCCGCGGTGGCCCTGGGCCTGCCGGAGACGCTGTTCACCGACCTGTGCGACCGGGGTGCCCACGTCACCCGCGCGCTCCAGTACCTGCCGCTCACCAACGCGCAGGTGAACACGGACATCGTCTGGGGCGAGGAGCACACCGACTTCAACCTGCTCACCCTGCTCCCGGGCGGCCGCTTCCTGGACCCGGACGGCAGCCCCGCGCCCGGCCCCGACAACAAGAGCGGCCTCTACCTCCGCACCCGCGCGACGCCCGATGCGCCCAACGGACTCAAGGTGCGGGGAACCGCGCCCGCGGGTTGCATCGTGGCGCAGGTGGGCCAGCAACTGGAGATCCTCACGGGTGGCACCTTCCTCGCCACGCCG carries:
- a CDS encoding isopenicillin N synthase family dioxygenase; amino-acid sequence: MAETSSLNIPTVDLADLASDDSARVERAAAAIREAFGVFGLVYLKNHGVDTQALNRFYDAFAAFIARPAEEKKPYGRADIWYQRGWTPPNTEVAVASNGQPDFKECYFVAPYPNDAQSALEFPELYPENVWPQNAPPYFEDGIMTLGRSLHEAGLKLLRGSAVALGLPETLFTDLCDRGAHVTRALQYLPLTNAQVNTDIVWGEEHTDFNLLTLLPGGRFLDPDGSPAPGPDNKSGLYLRTRATPDAPNGLKVRGTAPAGCIVAQVGQQLEILTGGTFLATPHVITAPGVPGWQRQSAAHFMHVHTNTVLFPLEKFRSADAVRNYAPPVLAGTYDIKTLVDIGLAPASALDKLGYRHYDRLNRQRAGA